One part of the Pantanalinema sp. genome encodes these proteins:
- a CDS encoding AarF/ABC1/UbiB kinase family protein, with the protein MLALDTAVFPLPERYDPEKADLMLRAHPLRLLRRLWLLVRICVSFAFVAWLNRQPWASRDPEQVKERERRAAVRFREVLIQLGPTFIKIGQLLATRPDILPLTYTKELAALQDRVPPFETSVALSIIREELGKDAHSIFAAFDEAPLSAASIGQVYRARLHSGEEVVVKVQRPNLEEVIALDLAILRRMAQWATGKDLKRLGVPVAKDMPYVAIADRLANSLYEQIDFVREAENIERFRRNFRDFPMVTAPKPYRDYTTTRVLTEEYIEGFKFDDYEGIKGAGLDYVEVANLGVRSFIKQVLEDAFFHADTHPGNILIRPTGEVVYIDFGMVDTLPQDSQHILVDLFIHLVHLDFDGFITDLIKLDFLPENVDRERILPIVEDIYTTQMGLTGETYSLKEILDRVSEVMYDYPFFLPERFAFLMRSVGSMEGVVLEHEPTYKFLNVGMPFAGKLMLNPEKRFLRDKLFADLTQGDRLRLDRLLELFEFAAKEPTFRIGELVPMAVSYLLSAEARPHRNALTVSVLAPEMMAEGSVLERLVSRLASDPSLDAFDVLMPLFTFLQTHEGLEWLEVVVPRLRHVSLDEGPARHVLPLVAGLSGHPEASRLIGAGFAACKVMLSDRALSLQPVIDWFTGWFETDEGRALIVEATAFMADLSPAQRDELTFVATLALEHPELDLSVLVGQIAAFLTTPEAEPVRALGFEWFASGRADQPMVQLLQRSLFDRAMRGELVASLLPTLRFLSSPGASDTRFQLITSAFRRLTGLLSIAPSPTSGEA; encoded by the coding sequence TTGCTCGCTCTCGACACGGCGGTTTTCCCCTTGCCCGAACGCTACGACCCCGAAAAAGCCGACCTCATGCTCCGCGCGCACCCGCTGCGGCTCTTGCGCCGCCTGTGGCTGCTGGTCCGCATTTGCGTCTCCTTCGCCTTCGTGGCCTGGCTCAATCGCCAGCCTTGGGCCTCGCGGGATCCCGAGCAGGTCAAAGAGCGCGAGCGCCGCGCCGCCGTGCGCTTCCGCGAGGTCTTGATCCAGCTGGGGCCCACCTTCATCAAGATAGGCCAGCTGCTCGCCACCCGGCCCGACATCCTGCCTCTGACCTACACCAAGGAGCTCGCCGCCCTCCAGGACCGGGTGCCCCCCTTCGAGACCAGCGTCGCCCTCTCGATCATCCGAGAGGAGCTTGGCAAGGACGCCCACTCGATCTTCGCCGCCTTCGACGAGGCGCCGCTCTCGGCGGCCTCCATCGGCCAGGTCTACCGCGCCCGGCTGCACTCGGGCGAGGAGGTGGTGGTCAAGGTCCAGCGCCCGAACCTCGAGGAGGTGATCGCGCTCGACCTCGCGATCCTGCGTCGCATGGCCCAGTGGGCCACGGGCAAGGACCTCAAGCGCCTCGGCGTCCCGGTCGCCAAGGACATGCCCTATGTCGCGATCGCCGATCGCCTCGCCAACAGCCTCTACGAGCAGATCGACTTCGTGCGCGAGGCCGAGAACATCGAGCGATTCCGCCGCAACTTCAGGGACTTCCCGATGGTCACGGCGCCAAAGCCGTACCGCGACTACACCACCACGCGGGTCCTGACCGAGGAGTACATCGAGGGCTTCAAGTTCGACGACTACGAGGGCATCAAGGGCGCCGGCCTGGACTACGTCGAGGTGGCGAACCTCGGGGTGCGCTCCTTCATCAAGCAGGTGCTCGAGGACGCCTTCTTCCACGCCGACACCCACCCGGGCAACATCCTGATCCGCCCCACCGGCGAGGTGGTCTACATCGACTTCGGCATGGTGGACACCCTGCCCCAGGACAGCCAGCACATCCTGGTGGACCTCTTCATCCACCTGGTCCACCTGGATTTCGACGGCTTCATCACCGACCTGATCAAGCTGGACTTCTTGCCCGAGAACGTCGATCGCGAGCGGATCCTGCCCATCGTCGAGGACATCTACACCACCCAGATGGGCCTGACGGGCGAGACCTACAGCCTCAAGGAGATCCTCGACCGGGTCAGCGAGGTCATGTACGACTACCCCTTCTTCCTGCCCGAGCGCTTCGCCTTCCTCATGCGCTCGGTGGGCAGCATGGAGGGGGTCGTGCTCGAGCACGAGCCCACCTACAAGTTCCTCAACGTGGGCATGCCCTTCGCCGGCAAGCTGATGCTCAACCCCGAGAAGCGCTTTTTGCGCGACAAGCTCTTCGCGGACCTGACCCAGGGCGATCGCCTGCGCCTGGACCGCCTGCTCGAGCTGTTCGAGTTCGCCGCCAAGGAGCCCACCTTCCGCATCGGCGAGCTGGTGCCCATGGCGGTGTCCTACCTGCTCTCAGCCGAGGCGCGCCCCCACCGCAACGCCCTGACCGTGTCGGTGCTCGCCCCCGAGATGATGGCCGAGGGCAGCGTGCTCGAGCGCCTCGTTTCGCGCCTCGCCTCGGATCCGAGCCTCGATGCCTTCGACGTGCTGATGCCGCTCTTCACCTTCCTCCAGACCCACGAGGGCCTGGAGTGGCTGGAGGTCGTCGTGCCACGCCTGCGCCACGTTTCCCTCGATGAAGGGCCCGCACGGCACGTGCTGCCCCTCGTCGCCGGCCTGAGCGGCCATCCCGAGGCCTCGCGCCTGATCGGGGCCGGCTTCGCCGCCTGCAAGGTGATGCTCTCCGACCGGGCGCTGAGCCTGCAGCCGGTGATCGACTGGTTCACAGGCTGGTTCGAGACCGACGAGGGGCGCGCGCTGATCGTCGAGGCGACGGCCTTCATGGCGGACCTGAGCCCGGCGCAGCGCGACGAGCTCACCTTCGTCGCGACGCTCGCGCTCGAGCATCCGGAGCTGGACCTCTCGGTGCTGGTGGGCCAGATCGCCGCCTTCCTCACCACGCCCGAGGCGGAGCCCGTGCGGGCGCTGGGCTTCGAGTGGTTCGCGAGCGGCAGGGCGGATCAGCCCATGGTCCAGCTCTTGCAGCGATCGCTCTTCGATCGGGCCATGCGCGGCGAGCTCGTCGCCTCGCTGCTGCCTACCCTGCGCTTCCTGAGCTCGCCCGGCGCGAGCGACACGCGCTTCCAGCTCATCACGAGCGCCTTCCGCCGTCTCACCGGCCTCCTGTCCATCGCCCCCTCCCCCACTTCTGGAGAAGCTTGA